ACGCGCGAGGTGAAGAAGCCGCGCGAGTCGTTGACGACGATCGGCGTCTTGTTGATCTGGCGCACCAGGTCGAAGGCGCGGGCCAGCGCCTCGTCACCGGTGCGCTCGCCCTTGATGATCTCGACGAGCGGCATCTTGTCGACCGGCGAGAAGAAGTGCAGGCCGATGAAGTCGACGGGCCGCGAGACGCCCTCGGCGAGCGTGGTGATCGGCAGGGTGGAGGTGTTGGAGCAGAGCAGCGCGTCCGGCTCCACGACGTCCTGGATCTCCTGGAACACCTTGTGCTTCAGCGAGGTGTCCTCGAAGACCGCCTCGATCACCGCGTCGCAGCCCGCGAGGGCCTGCGGGTCCGCGGTCGGCGTGATGCGGGCGAGCAGCGCGTCCGCCTTGTCCTGGCTCGTACGCCCCTTGGCCACGGCCTTGGCGCAGAGCTTCTCGGAGTACGCCTTGCCCTTCTGCGCCGCCTCCGCGGAGACGTCCTTGAGGACGACCTCGATACCCGCGCGGGCGCACGAGTACGCGATGCCGGCGCCCATCATGCCGGCACCGAGCACGGCGACCTTGCGCACGGTCCTCTGCTCGATGTCCTTGGGGCGGTTGGCGCCGGAGTTGACGGCCTGGAGGTCGAAGAAGAACGCCTGGATCATGTTCTTCGCGACCTGGCCGGTGACCAGCTCGGTGAAGTACCGGGCCTCGATGGTCAGCGCGGTCTCGAAGTCGACCTGCGAGCCCTCGACGGCCGCGGCGAGGATGTTGCGCGGGGCAGGGTAGTTGGCGCCCGCCGTCTGCTTCTTCAGGTTGGCGGGGAAGGCGGGCAGGTTCGCCGCGAACTTCGGGTTGGCGGGGGTGCCGCCGGGGATGCGGTAGCCGGGCTTGTCCCAGGGCTGCTGCGACTCGGGGTTGGCGTCGATGAAGGCGTGCGCCTTCTCCAGCATCTCCTCGCGCGTGGCGGCCACTTCGTGGACGAGGCCGTTCTCCAGGGCGCGCTTCGGGTTGTACTGGGTGCCCTGGAGCAGCACCTTCAGGAGGGCGTCGGCGATGCCCATGAGGCGCACGGTGCGGGTGACGCCGCCGCCCGCGGGGAGCAGGCCGAGGGTGACCTCGGGCAGACCGATCTTGGAGCCGGACGCGTCGAGGGCGACGCGGTGGTGCGAGGCGAGGGCGATCTCGTAACCCCCGCCGAGCGCGGCGCCGTTGATCGCGGCGACGACGGGCTTGCCGAGGGTCTCGATGCGGCGCAGCGAGTTCTTGATGGTGGTGCCCGCGTCGAAGGCCTCCTGGGCGTTCTCCGGGCCGACCTTGATCATGTCCTTGAGGTCGCCGCCCGCGAAGAACGTCTTCTTGGCGGAGGTGTAGATGATGCCGCGAATCGAGTCCTTCTCGGCTTCCGCGCGGTCGGCGATCGCCGCGATGGACTCCTTGAACGCCTGGTTCATGGTGTTCGCGGACTGGTTGGGGTCGTCCAGGACGAGGGTGACGACACCGGTGTCGTCCTGTTCCCAGCGGATGGTGGTGCTCTCGGTCATGTCTTCTTCTCCGTGAAGTCTGAGGGGAGGGCGGGGCCCGGGGTGGGTGGCTGCGGTGTCATTGCCGACTGGCCGCCGGTGGGGGCTGGTCGCGCAGTTCCCCGCGCCCCTGAAAGGCGCACTCCGTGCGCCGTCTCAGGCGTGTCGCGGGAAAGGCGCGGCGGAGCCGTATGCCTTTGGGGGCGCGGGGAACTGCGCGGGCAACCACCACACACCCGCAGTGGGCGACGCACCCCGGCCCCAACGGCGCGTGGCCCTACAGCCGTTCCACGATCGTGGCGATGCCCATGCCGCCGCCCACGCACAACGTGGCCAGCCCGTACCTCAGGTCCCTCCGCTCCAGTTCGTCCACGAGCGTGCCCAGGATCATCGCGCCGGTCGCGCCCAGCGGGTGACCGAGCGCGATCGCGCCGCCGTTGACGTTCACCTTGTCCAGGGAGAGCCCCATGTCCTTCACGAAGCGCAGCACCACCGCGGCGAACGCCTCGTTGATCTCGACGAGGTCGATGTCGTCGATCGAGAGCCCCGCCTTGGCGAGCGCCTTGCGCGTCGCGGGCGCGGGCCCGGTGAGCATGATCAGCGGGTCGGAGCCCGAGACGGCCGCGGAGACGATCCGCGCGCGCGGAGTGAGGTCGTAGCGCTCGCCGACCTCCTTCGTGCCGACGGCGACGAGCGACGCGCCGTCCACGATGCCGGAGGAGTTGCCCGCGTGGTGGACGTGGTCGATCTGCTCGATCCAGTGGTACTTCTGCAGCGCGACCGCGTCGAAGCCGCCCAGGTCGCCGATGTCCTTGAAGGACGGCTTCAGCTTGGCGAGGGAGTCGGCGGTGGTGCCGGGGCGCAGGTGCTCGTCGTGGTCGAGGACGACGAGGCCGTTGCGGTCCTTGACGGGCACGACGGAGCGGGCGAAGCGGCCGTCCTTCCAGGCCGCGGCGGCCCGCTCCTGGGAGAGCGCCGCGTACTCGTCGACGTCGCGCCGCGTGAAGCCCTCGACCGTGGCGATGAGGTCCGCGCCGATGCCCTGCGGCGCGAAGTCGGTCTCGAAGTTGGTCATCGGGTCGGCGAACCAGGCGCCGCCGTCCGAGGCCATCGGCACGCGCGACATCGACTCGACGCCGCCCGCGAGCACCAGGTCCTCCCAGCCCGAGCGGACCTTCATCGCGGCGAGGTTGACGGCCTCCAGACCGGAGGCACAGAAGCGGTTCTCCTGGACGCCCGCGACCGTGTCGGGCAGACCCGCGGCGATCGCCGCGATGCGCGCGATGTCGGAGCCCTGGTCGCCGACGGGGCCCACCACGCCGAGGACGATGTCGTCGATGGCGGCCGGGTCGAGGCCGGGGAAGCGGGCCTGGATCTCGTGGATCAGGCCGACGACGAGGTCGATGGGCTTGGTCCCGTGCAGGGCGCCATTGGCCTTGCCGCGTCCGCGCGGGGTGCGGATCGCGTCGTATACGTACGCTTCGGTGGTCACGCGTGAGCCTTTCGAGGGTGTGCGAGAGGGTGAGGTCCAAAAGTGCTGGGCTGTCCGGGAGGGTGCGGTGCGGGTCAGCCGAGCAGGGAACGGCCGATGATCTCCTTCATGATCTCGGTCGTGCCGCCGTAGATGGTCTGGATGCGTCCGTCGGTGAAGGCCTTGGCGACGCGGTACTCCGTCATGTAGCCGTAGCCACCGTGCAGTTGCAGACAGCGGTCGGCGACGCGCTTCTGCAGCTCGGTGGCCCACCACTTCGCCATCGACGCGTGCACGGCGTCGAGTTCCCCGTTCGAGTGATCGACGATGCACCGGTCGAGGAACGTGCGGGTGACGGCGCACTCGGTGGCCATCTCCGCGATCTCGAAGCGGATGTGCTGCAGCTTGGCGAGCGGACGCCCGAACGCCTCACGCTCCTTCACGTACGTCGTGGTGATGTCCAGGAGGTGCTCGGCGGCGGCGATCCCGGCGACGGCGATGCCCATGCGCTCCTGCGCGAGGTTCGTCATCAGGTGGATGAAGGCGCCGTTCAACTCGCCGAGCAGGTTCTCCTTGGGGACGCGTACGTCGTTGAAGAACAGCTCGGCGGTGTCCTGGGACTTCTGACCGATCTTGTCGAGATTGCGGCCCCGCTCGAAGCCTTCCATGCCGCGCTCGACGACCAGGAGGGACAGGCCGTGGGCGCCCCCTTCGGGGGACGTCTTGGCGACGACGATGACGAGGTCGGCGAGGATGCCGTTCGAGATGAACGTCTTGGAGCCGTTGAGCACCCAGTGGTCGCCGCGGTCCTCGGCACTCGTGCGGATGCCCTGGAGGTCGGAGCCCGCGCCGGGCTCGGTCATCGCGATGGCCGTGATGGTCTCGCCGCTGCAGAAGCCGGGCAGCCAGCGCCGCTTCTGCTCGTCCGTGGCCAGGGAGGTCAGATAGGGCCCGATGATGTCGTTGTGCAGGCCGACGGCGAGCCCCGCGGCGCCCGCGCGGGTGAACTCCTCGGCGAGGACCGCGGAGTAGCGGAAGTCGTCGTTGCCGCCACCGCCGTACTCCTCAGGGACGGCGAGGCCGAGCAGCCCCTGCTTGCCCGCGGCGAGCCAGGCCTCGCGGGAGACGATGCCGTCCTTCTCCCACTGTTCGTAGTGGGGCAGCACCTCCTTGGCGAGGAAGGTGCGGACGGTCTCGCGGAACGCGTCGTGCTCGGCGGAGAAGATCTGCCGCTTCATGTGTACGTGGCCTCCTGGAGCCCTGGATGAGCCGGCGAGCTCTCTCAGAGCCAGCCCTTGACGGTTTCGATCGACTTGGCCGGCTCGGGGCCGACGGGAACGACGTTGAGCATGGTGACGCCGGCCTCGCGGAAGGCCTCGACGCGCTCGCGTACATAGCCCGCGGGCCCGCACAGCGACATGAGCTCGCAGAACTCGTCCGGGACGGCGGCCTCGGCCTCCCTCTTCTTCCCGGCCAGATAGAGGTCCTGGATGCGTGCGGCCGCCTCCTCGTAGCCGTACGCGACCGCGAGGTCGTTGTAGAAGTTCTTCCCCTTGGCGCCCATTCCTCCTACGTAGAGGGCGATCTGCGGGCGCGCGAGGTCGCGTACGGCCGCCGCGTCGTCGCCGATGGCGAGCAGTCCCCCGGCGACGGTCTCCAGCGGCCCGAGGGCCGGATCGCGCTTCTCCCTGCCCGCGGCGAGCGGGGCACCCCACACCTGGTGGGCCTTCTCCGGGAGAAAGAGGGTGGGCAGCCAGCCGTCGGCGATCTCGGCGGTCATGCGGACGTTGGCGGGCCCCAGGGAGGCGACGTACAGCGGGACTTCGGGCCGTACCGGTCGGGTGAGGATCTTCAGGGGCTTGCCGAGCCTGCCGCCCTTCTCCGGAGGCAGCGGCATGTCCGTGATGCCGTGGTGGTCGATGACCTCGCGGCGCAGGATGCGGCGGGTCAGCTCGATCGCCTCGCGGGTGCGGCCGAGCGGCTTGTCGTACGGCTTGCCGTGCCACCCCTCGACGACCTGCGGGCCGGAGGCACCGAGCCCGATGATCGCGCGGCCGCCGGAGACCGCGTCGAGTCCCGCCGCGGTCTGGGCGATCAGGGCGGGGGTGCGGGAGTAGACGTTGAGGATGGCGGCGCCGATCTTCATGCGCTCCGTGCGCGCCGCCAGGTAGCCCATGATCGTGGGCGAGTCGAAGCCGTACGCCTCCGCGACCCATACGGCGTCCAGGCCCGCGGACTCCAGGGCGGCGGCGCTGTCGGCGGCCTCGCGCGGGTCGCCCGCGTAGGCGAGCGGTGCGGAGATCTGCATCAGTGGTCTTCCTCCGCGGTCGCTCGGGGCGGTTCGGTCGGGGGGTGCGCGAGGGCCGGTACGCCCCAGTCGCGGGCCACGTCGGCGGTGTCGGCGCCGGGCTGTGCGGGGCCGGTGCGGACCTGGGTCGGGGTCGCCGAGAAGCGGGGCGCGGGGGTGGGCTGGGTGATGCCCCCGTGGTCGGTGAAGGTGCCGCGGGCGGCGAGGTGCGGGTGGGCGGGCGCCTCGCGCAGGGACAGCACGGGCGCCACGCACGCGTCGGAGTCCTGGAAGACGGCCGTCCACTCGTCACGCGTACGTTCCTTGAAGCGGGCGGCGACGGCTTCGCGCAGCTCGCCCCAGCGGGCCAGATCCTTGCGGGCGGGCGCGGTGTCGGCGAGGCCGAGCAGGGTGGTGAACTCGTCGTAGAACTGCTGCTCAAGGGAGCCCACGGCCATGTAGCCGCCGTCCGCTGTCTCGTACGTGCCGTAGAAGGGACAGCCGCCGTCGAGGAGGTTGGCGCCGCGGCGGTCCTGCCAGCCGCCGGCCGCGAGCATGCCGTGGATCATCGTGGAGAGGTGGGCCGCGCCGTCGACGATGGCGGCGTCCACCACCTGTCCGGTGCCGTGCTCGCGCGCGTGGTGCAGCGCGGCGAGGATGCCGACGACGAGGTAGAGCGAGCCGCCCGCGTAGTCGCCCACGAGGTTGGCGGGGACGGCGGGCGGCTCGTCGGGGTTGCCGATCATGCCCAGGGTGCCGGTGATGGCGATGTACGCGATGTCGTGGCCCGCGCGCCGGGCGAGCGGTCCTTCCTGGCCCCAGCCGGTCATCCGGCCGTAGACCAGCTTCGGATTGCGGGCGTGGCAGGCGTCGGGGCCCACGCCGAGGCGCTCGGCGACGCCGGGCCGGTAGCCCTCGATGAGGACGTCGGCGCGTTCGACCAGGTCGAGGACGCGGGCCGGTCCTTCGTCGGACTTGAGGTCGACGACGACGGAGCGTTTGTTGCGGTTGGTCACGTCGTACTCGGGATCGATCGCGAGGCCGCCGCCGCCGGGACGGTCGACGCGCACGACGTCGGCGCCGAGATCGGCGAGGAGCATGGCCGCGAACGGGCCCGGCCCGATGCCTGCCAGCTCCACCACACGTACTCCGGCGAGCGGTCCGTGAACGCCCTTGCCCGGCATCGTCATTGAGCCCCCAGCACTGTGACACAACTGATGTAACACCAATGATGCTAAGAACGTGTTCCACCGTGCACAAGCCCCTGGCGAGCAAGCGCTCAGTCAATTCTGGCCGCGCCGTCGCGCCGCACGCTAGCCTCGGCCCCCGACAACTGCGCGGGGGCCCACGGCGGAGAGGTGCCATGACCGGTCGTAACAGTCAGCAGAGCGACAACAGCAACGTCAGCGAGCGCGCGTACGACATCGTGCTCTTCGGAGCGACGGGGTTCGTGGGGGTGCTCACCGCTGAGCACCTCGCCGCCCGCGCCCCCGAGGACGTGCGGTGGGCCATCGCCGGGCGCGACACCGGCAAGCTCGAAGGGCTGCGGAGGCGGCTCTCCGCGATCAATCCGGCGTGCGCCGAACTTCCCCTGGTCCACGCCGACGTGGCGGATCCCGCGTCGCTGCGGGACATGGCCTCCCACGCGCGCGTGGTCGCCTCCACCGTCGGCCCGTACCTCACGTACGGACAGGAGCTGGTCGGGGCGTGCGCCGAGGCCGGCACGGACTATGTGGACCTGACCGGTGAGCCGGAGTTCGTCGACCTCATGTACGTGAAGCACGACGCCCGCGCGCGGGAGACCGGCGCACGGCTCGTGCACTCCTGCGGCTTCGACTCGATCCCCCACGACCTGGGGGCGTACTTCACCGTGCAGCACCTGCCCAAGGACGTGCCGTTGCGCGTCGACGGGTTCGTCCGGGCGGGCGCCCGGTTCTCCGGCGGCACCTTCGCCTCCGCACTCAACCAGTTCGGACGGGGCCCGCAGATGCTGGCCGCCGCGAAGGACCGCAAGCGGCACGAGCCGCGCGCGGTGGGACGCAAGGCGTATGCCCCGCCCGGCGCGCCCCGGTACGCGAGCGAGGTCGGCGCGTGGGCCCTGCCCCTGCCGACCATCGACCCGCAGGTGGTGCAGCGCTCGGCGCGCGCCCTTGACCGGTACGGACCGGACTTCCGCTACCGCCACTACGCGGCCGTGAAGTCGCTGCCGGTCGCGCTGGGCGCCCCCGTGGCCCTCGGCGGTCTCCTCACGGTGGCCCAACTGCCGCCCGCGCGGCGGTGGCTGTCCGCGCGCCTGAAGCCCGGCGACGGCCCTGACGAGGCACGCCGCGCGTCGTCGTGGTTCTCGGTCCGGTTCGTGGGCGAGGGCGGCGGAAAGCGGGTGTTCACGGAGGTCGCGGGCGGCGACCCCGGCTACGAGGAGACGGCACGGATGCTGGGCGAGTCGGCACTGTGCCTCGCCCAGGACTCCCTGCCTCCGACGTCGGGACAGGTCACCACGGCCGTGGCGATGGGCGACGCGCTGATCGAACGGCTGCGGGCGGTGGGAATCTCGTTCCGGGTCGTCGCGGAGCGCGAGGCGGCGGACGACTAGGGACACGGCCCGGATACGTGAAGATGCCCCGCACGCGCGCGTGCGGGGCATCTTCACACGGTCGGACTGTCCGGCGGTCAGGCCACCGGAGCCGGGTAGGTCGGGTACTCGACCCCGGAGACGTACTGGACGACCCGGATGACCTGGCACGAGTAGCCGAACTCGTTGTCGTACCAGAGGTAGAGGATCGCGTTGTCGCCGTCGACCTTGGTGGCACCGGCGTCGACGATCGACGCGTGGCGCGAACCGACGAAGTCCATCGACACGGCGTCCGGCGCCGTCGTGAAGTCGATCTGCCGCTTCAGCGGCGAGTGCAGCGACACGTCGCGCAGGTGGTCGAGGACCTCGTCGCGGGTGGTCTCGCGGCCCAGGCGCAGGCTGAGGATGGCGATCGAGACGTCCGGCACGGGCACGCGGATGGAGCTGCCGGTGATCGGCGCCTTGAGGTCGGGCAGCGCCTTCGCGACGGCGGAGGCGGCTCCCGTCTCGGTGATGACCATGTTGAGCGGCGCGGAGCGGCCCCGGCGGTCGGCCTTGTGGTAGTTGTCCAGCAGGTTCTGGTCGTTGGTGAACGAGTGGACGGTCTCCACGTGGCCGCGCAGCACGCCGTACTCGTCCGCCATCGCCTTCAGCGGCGGGACGATCGCGTTGGTGGTGCAGGAGGCGCAGGACAGGATCTGCTCGTCCGGCTTGATCGTGTCGTGGTTGACGCCGTGCACGATGTTCGGGACGTCACCCTTGCCGGGGGCGGTCAGGACGACCTTGTCGATGCCCGGGCGCAGGTGCTTGGAGAGGCCCTCGCGGTCGCGCCACTTGCCGGTGTTGTCGACCAGGATCGCGTCCTTGATGCCGTACGCCGTGTAGTCCACCTCGGACGGGTCGTTGGCGTAGATCACCTTGATCGCGTTGCCGTTGGCGACGATCGTGCTGTTCGCCTCGTCGACGGTGATCGTGCCCTGGAACTGACCGTGGATGGAGTCGCGGCGCAGCAGCGAGGCGCGCTTCACCATGTCCTCGGCGGCCCGCTCGCCGCCCCCGCGCACGACGATGGCGCGCAGTCGCAGCCCGTTGCCCGAGCCGGACTTCTCGATGAGGAGACGGGCGACGAGACGGCCGATGCGGCCGAAGCCGTACAGGACGACGTCGCGGCCCGCGCCGCGCTCGGCCTTGTTGGCACCGATGGCACCGGAGACCGACTCGGCGGTGAACTGCTCCACGGTCAGACCGCGGTCGTCGGCCTTGTAGGCCTCCGCGAGCAGGGCCAGGTCGATCTGCGAGGGGCCGAGGTCGAGCGTGGTGAGGGCCTGCAGGAACGGCAGCGTCTCGGTGACCGAGAGCTCCTGGCCGGCTATCTGCCGGGCGAATCGGTGGGTCTTCAGGATGCTGACCACCGACTTGTTCACCAAGGAGCGGCTGTGCAGCAGGACCGTCACGTCCCGCTCGCGGTGCAGCTTCCCGATGATCGGGATCATCGACTCCGCGATCTCCTCGCGGTGCTTCCAATTGGTGAACGAGTCGTCATTGACAGTCACAGGAGTATCTTTCGAGCTAGGCGGCGCTCATATGCTAACCCGCTCGTCTTTCCGGCTCTCAACCGGCCACTTCCCGCAGCGCGGAGCGGCACAGCGCGTCCGCGCGGCGGGTGGATTCCGGCAGCCGGTAGCGGGGCGTGAGACACAAGGTGTGCGCGCAGGCCCGGTCCAGGGTCACCCGGTGCCCTGCCGACACGAAGACCGGCTTCACACCTTCGCGGGTGCGCAGCGCACGACCGACCTCCTCGGCACCGTCCAGCAGCGGCGACGCGCTCCCCCGTGCGGCGGCCGGGTCCTCGTACGCGAAGGCGAAGGGGTTCTTGGCGACGCCGATCGTCGACAGCCCCGTCAGGACGCCGAGGTGGCTGGCCAGGCCGAAGCGGCGCGGGTGGGCCACTCCGTAGCCGTCGCAGACGACGAGCCCGGGGTCCGACCGCAGCTCGCCCAGGGCGGCCAGGACCGTGGGGATCTCCCGGAACGCGAGCAGGCCGGGCACGTACGGGAAGGCCACCTTGCCGACGGCCGTCGCCTCCTCGACCACGTCGAGCGTCGCGGCGTCGAGGACGACGACGGCCGCGGCGACGACGTCCCGCTCGTCGTCGTAGGCGACGTCCACGCCGGTCACACGGCCCGTGCCGGGCGGCGGGCCGGTCTCGTCGAGGACGACGCGGGTGCGCAGTTCGTCCTGGACGGCGCGCGCCGTCCGCTCGTCGGCGGGCCAGTCGGAAGGCATCACATAGCTGCTCATGGTGCCGGGAAGCCTAGGGCCTGTGTCGGAAGTCCCGCCTGCCCCGCGACGCCCGGCATTAAAGACGCGTAAAGATTGCCGGGTTCAGGCAATGAACGGCACCGGTCCGCTATGTCAGCATTCCCCCGTACCGAGGTGAACGGCGCGACGGGGGAAGTGATCCGATGACGGTGTTTCTTGGTCTCGGCATCGCGGGGATCGTGCTGCTGGTGCTCTCGCTCCTCCTGGACGGGGTCCTCGAAGGGCTCTTCGGAGGAGCGGGGGCACTGGACGGGCTCTTCGACGGGCTCCTGTCCCTGCCGGTCGTCGCCGGATTCGTCGCCATGCTCGGCTTCGGCGGAGCACTCGTGCTCGGCACGACCGGCCTCGGCGCCGGCCCCGCCACCGTCGCGGGAGCCTGCGCGGGAACCGGGGCGGGCTGGGTGACGTGGAAGCTCACCCGCGCCCTGATGCGCGACCAGACCGCTGTCACGCCGCGCGGCGACGACCTCGTGGGCACCGCGGGGTCCGTGGTCACGGCGATTCCGGCCGACGGCTACGGCGAGGTGCTGCTGCACCTCGCGGGCCAGCGCGTGAAGTACGCGGCCCGCAGCTCCGCCGCGGTGGCCCGGGGCACCGAGATCTGGGTCGACGCGGCGCTCTCGCCGACGTCGGTGGCGGTCCGTCCCGTCGAACGCTGACGCGGTCGCCGCTCCAGGCTCCGGGCGGTCCGCCGCCGCTCACCAACTTTTCGCAACCGATCTGCCGTCCCCGGGTGGCAAGGGGGGAATGCACCATGAGTCCAGTCCTGATCTCGGTCGTCGGAGTCGTCGTACTCCTCGTCCTGCTGGCGCTCGTCGTCATCACGCGCTACAAGGTCGCCGGGCCCAGCGAGGCCTTCATCGTGACCGGCCGGCGCGGCAAGAAGTCCACGGATCCGGACACCGGCCGGGTCATGACCGACAACAGCGGCCAGAAGGTCGTGGTCGGCGGCGGTGTCTTCGTCGTGCCGTTCGTGCAGCAGAAGTTCACCCTCGACCTGTCCTCGCGGCACATCCCGATCGCCGTGCGCGGCGCGGTCACGCTGCGCGGCGTCAAGGCGAACCTCGAAGGCGTCGCCATCGTGAAGGTCGGCGGCACCGAGGACTCGATACGCGCCGCCGCCCAGCGCTTCCTCGTCCAGCAGGACGGCATCGTCGGCTTCACCCAGGAGGTGCTCTCCGGCGCGCTGCGCTCCATCGTGGGGCGCATGTCGGTCGAGGACATCATCCGCGACCGTGCCGCGTTCGCCGGACAGGTCGCCGAGGAGGCCGAGGCCAGCCTCTCCGGTCAGGGCCTGGTCCTGGACGCCTTCCAGATCCAGGACATCACCACCGAGGGCTCCTACCTGGAGGACCTCGGCCGTCCCGAGGCCGCCCGCGCACGGCAGGAGGCGGACATCGCCGAGGCCGTGGCGCGCCGCGCAGCCGAGCAGGCACGGCTGAAGGCGGAGGAGGAGATCGCCGTCGCGCAGCGGACCTTCTACCTCAAGCAGGCCGAGATCAAGGCCGAGACGGACGAGGCGGCGGCGCGCGCGAGCGCCGCGGGGCCGCTCGCCGAGGCCGCACGGCAGCAGGACGTGCTCACCGAGCAGGAGAAGGTCGCCAAGCGCCAGGCGGCGCTCACCGACAGCGAGTTGGACACCCAGGTCCGCAAGCCCGCGGACGCCGCGCGCTACCAGGCCGAGCAGGAGGCGGAGGCCCGCAGGATCGGCCTGGTCAAGCAGGCCGAGGCGGACGCGGAGCGGGCCCGTCTGACCGGTGAGGGCGAGAAGGCGCACCGTGCCGCGCTGGCCGACGCCGTACGCCTGGAGGGCGAGGCCGACGCCGCGTCGATCGGCGCGCGGGGTGCCGCGGAGGCGGAGGCGATGCGCAAGAAGGCCGACGCGTTCGCGCAGTACGGCGACGCGGCCGTCCTGCAGATGCTCGTCGAGGTCCTGCCGAGCGTGGTGGGCAAGGCGTCCGAACCGCTCGCTGCGGTGGACAAGATGACCGTGATCTCGACGGACGGGGCCGGACAGCTGTCCCGTACGGTCGCCGACAACGTCGCCCAGGGCGTGGAGCTCCTCAGCTCCACCACGGGGGTCGACCTCGCCGAGCTCCTCAAGAACATCACGGGCGCCAAGCCCGCGAGCCCGGCCTCCTCGGCCAACGGGAAGATCGAAGTCACCGACCTGTAGGGACTCGGCATACTTACGATCATGAACTGGACGGTGCGCTCCGCGACGACGGCAGACATAGAGGTCATCGTGGAGCTCCGGGCCGTCGTCATGCGGCCGGATCTGGAACGGCTCGGCCGTTTCGATCCGCACCGGGTGCGGCAGCGGTTCCGGGACGCGTTCCGCGCGGAGCACACGTCCGTGATCGAGAGCGGCGGCGCGTTCGCGGGGTGTGTCGCCCTGCGGCCCGCCGCCGACGGGCTCTGGCTGGAGCACTTCTTCCTCGACCCGCGGCTCCAGGGGCGCGGCCTCGGCTCGGCGGTCCTCGGCTCGCTCCTGGAGCGGGCCGACGCCGAGGGCGCGGCCGTCCGCCTCAACGTCCTGCGGGGCAGCGCCGCCCGGCGGCTGTACGAGCGCCACGGTTTCACGGTCGAGTCGGAGGACCCGATCGACGTGTTCATGGTCAGGGCCGCCCGGTAGTTCCTGGTCAGGGCCGCCCGGTAGCCTCGCGATCATGTTCATTCTCGAATTGACCTACACCGCGCCGCTCTCCGCCGTCGACGCGCACCTGGAAGCCCACGTCGCCTGGCTCGACCAGCAGTACGAGGCCGGTGTCGTCCTCGCCTCCGGCCGCAAGAACCCGCGCGACGGCGGCGTGCTCATCGCCGTCGCGGAGGATCGCGCGCAGGTCGAGAAGATCGTCGCGCAGGACCCGTTCACCGTGGCCGAGGTGTGCGCGTACCGGATCACCGAGTTCTACGCGACGAAGACGGCCCCGGCCCTCTCCGCGTACCGCGAGGAACTGCCCGCCTGAGGCCCTAGCGGACCCCTTCCAGGCGGGCGATCCGCCCCTTCTCCCCCGCGGCCCAGCAGCCCCGGTCGGCCGTGCAGTCCACGGTGTCGTACGACCCCGAGTCGATGGTCCGCCAGCTCCGGCCGCCGTCCGTCGTGACGTCCGTGCCCGTGGGTCCGACCGCGAGCGC
The window above is part of the Streptomyces venezuelae genome. Proteins encoded here:
- a CDS encoding saccharopine dehydrogenase family protein — translated: MTGRNSQQSDNSNVSERAYDIVLFGATGFVGVLTAEHLAARAPEDVRWAIAGRDTGKLEGLRRRLSAINPACAELPLVHADVADPASLRDMASHARVVASTVGPYLTYGQELVGACAEAGTDYVDLTGEPEFVDLMYVKHDARARETGARLVHSCGFDSIPHDLGAYFTVQHLPKDVPLRVDGFVRAGARFSGGTFASALNQFGRGPQMLAAAKDRKRHEPRAVGRKAYAPPGAPRYASEVGAWALPLPTIDPQVVQRSARALDRYGPDFRYRHYAAVKSLPVALGAPVALGGLLTVAQLPPARRWLSARLKPGDGPDEARRASSWFSVRFVGEGGGKRVFTEVAGGDPGYEETARMLGESALCLAQDSLPPTSGQVTTAVAMGDALIERLRAVGISFRVVAEREAADD
- a CDS encoding glyceraldehyde-3-phosphate dehydrogenase translates to MTVNDDSFTNWKHREEIAESMIPIIGKLHRERDVTVLLHSRSLVNKSVVSILKTHRFARQIAGQELSVTETLPFLQALTTLDLGPSQIDLALLAEAYKADDRGLTVEQFTAESVSGAIGANKAERGAGRDVVLYGFGRIGRLVARLLIEKSGSGNGLRLRAIVVRGGGERAAEDMVKRASLLRRDSIHGQFQGTITVDEANSTIVANGNAIKVIYANDPSEVDYTAYGIKDAILVDNTGKWRDREGLSKHLRPGIDKVVLTAPGKGDVPNIVHGVNHDTIKPDEQILSCASCTTNAIVPPLKAMADEYGVLRGHVETVHSFTNDQNLLDNYHKADRRGRSAPLNMVITETGAASAVAKALPDLKAPITGSSIRVPVPDVSIAILSLRLGRETTRDEVLDHLRDVSLHSPLKRQIDFTTAPDAVSMDFVGSRHASIVDAGATKVDGDNAILYLWYDNEFGYSCQVIRVVQYVSGVEYPTYPAPVA
- a CDS encoding endonuclease V, with translation MSSYVMPSDWPADERTARAVQDELRTRVVLDETGPPPGTGRVTGVDVAYDDERDVVAAAVVVLDAATLDVVEEATAVGKVAFPYVPGLLAFREIPTVLAALGELRSDPGLVVCDGYGVAHPRRFGLASHLGVLTGLSTIGVAKNPFAFAYEDPAAARGSASPLLDGAEEVGRALRTREGVKPVFVSAGHRVTLDRACAHTLCLTPRYRLPESTRRADALCRSALREVAG
- a CDS encoding flotillin family protein, whose translation is MSPVLISVVGVVVLLVLLALVVITRYKVAGPSEAFIVTGRRGKKSTDPDTGRVMTDNSGQKVVVGGGVFVVPFVQQKFTLDLSSRHIPIAVRGAVTLRGVKANLEGVAIVKVGGTEDSIRAAAQRFLVQQDGIVGFTQEVLSGALRSIVGRMSVEDIIRDRAAFAGQVAEEAEASLSGQGLVLDAFQIQDITTEGSYLEDLGRPEAARARQEADIAEAVARRAAEQARLKAEEEIAVAQRTFYLKQAEIKAETDEAAARASAAGPLAEAARQQDVLTEQEKVAKRQAALTDSELDTQVRKPADAARYQAEQEAEARRIGLVKQAEADAERARLTGEGEKAHRAALADAVRLEGEADAASIGARGAAEAEAMRKKADAFAQYGDAAVLQMLVEVLPSVVGKASEPLAAVDKMTVISTDGAGQLSRTVADNVAQGVELLSSTTGVDLAELLKNITGAKPASPASSANGKIEVTDL
- a CDS encoding GNAT family N-acetyltransferase; this translates as MNWTVRSATTADIEVIVELRAVVMRPDLERLGRFDPHRVRQRFRDAFRAEHTSVIESGGAFAGCVALRPAADGLWLEHFFLDPRLQGRGLGSAVLGSLLERADAEGAAVRLNVLRGSAARRLYERHGFTVESEDPIDVFMVRAAR
- a CDS encoding YciI family protein is translated as MFILELTYTAPLSAVDAHLEAHVAWLDQQYEAGVVLASGRKNPRDGGVLIAVAEDRAQVEKIVAQDPFTVAEVCAYRITEFYATKTAPALSAYREELPA